The Halichoerus grypus chromosome 15, mHalGry1.hap1.1, whole genome shotgun sequence genome includes a window with the following:
- the MED25 gene encoding mediator of RNA polymerase II transcription subunit 25 isoform X1, producing MVPGSEGPARAGGLVADVVFVIEGTANLGPYFEGLRKHYLLPAIEYFNGGPPAETDFGGDYGGTQYSLVVFNTVDCAPESYVQCHAPTSSAYEFVTWLDGIKFMGGGGESCSLIAEGLSTALQLFDDFKKMREQIGQTHRVCLLICNSPPYLLPAVESTTYSGYTTESLVQKIGEQGIHFSIVSPRKLPALRLLFEKAAPPALLEPLQPPTDVSQDPRHMVLVRGLVLPVGGSSAPGPLQPKQPVPLPPAPPSGASLSAAPQQPLPPVPQQYQVPGNLSAAQVAAQNAVEAAKNQKAGLGPRFSPINPLQQAASGVGPPFSQAPAPPLPPGPPGAPKPPPASQPSLVSTVAPGPGLAPTAQPGAPSMAGSVAPGGVSGPSPAQLGAPALGGQQSVSNKLLAWSGVLEWQEKPKPASVDANTKLTRSLPCQVYVNHGENLKTEQWPQKLIMQLIPQQLLTTLGPLFRNSRMVQFHFTNKDLESLKGLYRIMGNGFAGCVHFPHTAPCEVRVLMLLYSSKKKIFMGLIPYDQSGFVNGIRQVITNHKQVQQQKLEQQRGMGAQQAPPGLGPILEDQARPSQNLLQLRPPQPQPQGSVGASAASGQPQPQGAAQAPPGAPQGPPGAAPGPPPPGPILRPQNPGANPQLRSLLLNPPPPQSGVPPPQASLHHLQPPGAPALLPPPHQGLGQPQLGPPLLHPPPAQSWPAQLPPRAPLPVAKRKRDREGHVFREKWERAYFFVEVKNMPMCLICKKIVSVLKEYNLRRHYESKHSKSFDQYTEQMRDAILSELKKGLKCQ from the exons ATGGTCCCCGGGTCGGAGGGCCCGGCCCGAGCCGGGGGCCTCGTGGCTGATGTGGTGTTTGTGATTGAGGGCACAGCCAACCTGGGGCCTTACTTCGAAGGGCTGCGCAAGCACTACCTGCTTCCGGCCATCGA GTATTTTAATGGTGGTCCTCCTGCCGAGACGGACTTCGGGGGAGAC TATGGGGGGACCCAGTACAGCCTCGTGGTGTTCAACACGGTGGACTGCGCTCCCGAGTCCTACGTACAGTGTCACGCTCCCACCAGCAGCGCCTATGAGTTTGTCACCTGGCTCGATGGCATTAA GTTCATGGGCGGGGGTGGTGAGAGTTGCAGCCTCATTGCAGAAGGCCTCAGCACGGCCCTGCAGCTCTTCGATGACTTCAAGAAGATGCGGGAGCAGAT CGGCCAGACACACCGCGTCTGCCTCCTTATCTGTAACTCGCCCCCGTACCTGCTCCCTGCTGTCGAGAGCACCACGTACTCTGGGTACACGACGGAGAGTCTTGTGCAGAAGATAGGGGAG CAAGGGATCCACTTCTCCATAGTGTCTCCCCGGAAGCTGCCTGCCCTAAGGCTTCTGTTCGAGAAGGCAGCTCCCCCGGCCCTGCTGGAGCCGCTGCAGCCACCAACAGATGTGAGCCAGGACCCCCGGCACATGGTGCTGGTGCGGGGGCTCGTGCTGCCGG TTGGGGGTAGTTCAGCCCCAGGCCCCCTCCAGCCAAAGCAGCCTGtccccctgcctccagctccACCCTCAGGCGCCTCACTCTCAGCAGCCCCCCAGCAGCCTCTGCCCCCTGTCCCCCAGCAGTATCAG GTCCCTGGGAACCTGAGTGCAGCTCAAGTGGCGGCCCAGAATGCAGTGGAAGCTGCCAAGAACCAGAAGGCTGGGCTAGGCCCACGCT TCTCACCCATTAACCCTCTCCAGCAAGCTGCTTCAGGAGTGGGTCCCCCCTTCAGCCAGGCGCCGGCCCCACCACTACCCCCGGGGCCCCCTGGCGCCCCCAAGCCACCCCCTGCTTCCCAGCCCAGTCTGGTCTCCACTGTGGCTcctggcccaggcctggcccccaCCGCACAGCCCGGGGCACCGTCCATG GCGGGCTCGGTGGCCCCAGGCGGGGTGAGCggcccttccccagcccagctAGGGGCCCCGGCCCTCGGGGGGCAGCAGTCAGTCTCCAACAAACTCCTGGCCTGGAGCGGGGTCCTCGAGTGGCAGGAG AAGCCCAAACCTGCCTCCGTGGACGCCAACACCAAGCTGACGCGGTCGCTGCCTTGCCAGGTCTATGTGAATCACGGCGAGAACTT GAAGACAGAGCAGTGGCCTCAGAAGCTGATCATGCAGCTCATCCCGCAGCAGCTGCTG ACCACCCTGGGCCCTTTGTTCCGGAACTCGAGGATGGTGCAGTTCCATTTCACCAACAAGGACCTGGAGTCCCTGAAAGGCCTCTATCGCATCATGGGCAACGGCTTT GCCGGCTGCGTGCACTTCCCCCACACGGCCCCCTGCGAGGTGCGGGTGCTCATGCTCCTGTACTCGTCCAAGAAGAAGATCTTCATGGGCCTCATCCCCTACGACCAGAGCGGCTTCGTCAACGGCATCCGGCAGGTCATCACCAACCACAAGCAAGTCCAGCAGCAGAAGCTGGAGCAGCAGCGTGGG ATGGGGGCACAGCAGGCCCCCCCTGGGCTGGGCCCCATTCTGGAGGACCAGGCGAGACCCTCACAGAATCTG CTCCAGCTCCGCCCACCACAGCCCCAGCCTCAGGGCTCTGTGGGGGCCTCCGCGGCCTCAGGACAGCCCCAGCCCCAAGGTGCTGCCCAggcccccccaggtgccccccaaggcCCTCCTGGAGCAGCCCCCGGCCCTCCCCCTCCTGGACCCATCCTTCGGCCTCAGAACCCTGGGGCCAACCCCCAACTGCGGAGTCTCCTCCTCAACCCACCTCCG CCCCAGAGTGGGgtgcccccaccccaagcctccctccaccacctccaGCCACCAGGGGCTCCTGCACTGTTGCCCCCACCACACCAGGGCCTGGGGCAACCCCAGCTGGGGCCTCCCCTCCTGCACCCACCGCCTGCCCAGTCCTGGCCCGCACAGCTTCCCCCAAGAGCTCCACTGCCAG TGGCAAAACGAAAGAGAGACCGAGAGGGCCACGTGTTTCGAGAAAAATGGGAGCGAGCCTATTTCTTTGTGGAAGTGAAGAACATGCCTATGTGTTTAATATGCAAAAAAATCGTATCTGTGTTGAAAGAATACAACCTGAGACGTCATTACGAATCAAAGCACAGTAAGAGCTTCGACCAGTACACAGAACAGATGCGAGACGCGATACTCAGTGAACTGAAAAAGGGCCTCAAGTGTCAGTAG
- the MED25 gene encoding mediator of RNA polymerase II transcription subunit 25 isoform X2, with product MVPGSEGPARAGGLVADVVFVIEGTANLGPYFEGLRKHYLLPAIEYFNGGPPAETDFGGDYGGTQYSLVVFNTVDCAPESYVQCHAPTSSAYEFVTWLDGIKFMGGGGESCSLIAEGLSTALQLFDDFKKMREQIGQTHRVCLLICNSPPYLLPAVESTTYSGYTTESLVQKIGEQGIHFSIVSPRKLPALRLLFEKAAPPALLEPLQPPTDVSQDPRHMVLVRGLVLPVGGSSAPGPLQPKQPVPLPPAPPSGASLSAAPQQPLPPVPQQYQVPGNLSAAQVAAQNAVEAAKNQKAGLGPRFSPINPLQQAASGVGPPFSQAPAPPLPPGPPGAPKPPPASQPSLVSTVAPGPGLAPTAQPGAPSMAGSVAPGGVSGPSPAQLGAPALGGQQSVSNKLLAWSGVLEWQEKPKPASVDANTKLTRSLPCQVYVNHGENLKTEQWPQKLIMQLIPQQLLTTLGPLFRNSRMVQFHFTNKDLESLKGLYRIMGNGFAGCVHFPHTAPCEVRVLMLLYSSKKKIFMGLIPYDQSGFVNGIRQVITNHKQVQQQKLEQQRGMGAQQAPPGLGPILEDQARPSQNLLQLRPPQPQPQGSVGASAASGQPQPQGAAQAPPGAPQGPPGAAPGPPPPGPILRPQNPGANPQLRSLLLNPPPPQSGVPPPQASLHHLQPPGAPALLPPPHQGLGQPQLGPPLLHPPPAQSWPAQLPPRAPLPGQMLLSGGPRGPVPQPGLQPSVMEDDILMDLI from the exons ATGGTCCCCGGGTCGGAGGGCCCGGCCCGAGCCGGGGGCCTCGTGGCTGATGTGGTGTTTGTGATTGAGGGCACAGCCAACCTGGGGCCTTACTTCGAAGGGCTGCGCAAGCACTACCTGCTTCCGGCCATCGA GTATTTTAATGGTGGTCCTCCTGCCGAGACGGACTTCGGGGGAGAC TATGGGGGGACCCAGTACAGCCTCGTGGTGTTCAACACGGTGGACTGCGCTCCCGAGTCCTACGTACAGTGTCACGCTCCCACCAGCAGCGCCTATGAGTTTGTCACCTGGCTCGATGGCATTAA GTTCATGGGCGGGGGTGGTGAGAGTTGCAGCCTCATTGCAGAAGGCCTCAGCACGGCCCTGCAGCTCTTCGATGACTTCAAGAAGATGCGGGAGCAGAT CGGCCAGACACACCGCGTCTGCCTCCTTATCTGTAACTCGCCCCCGTACCTGCTCCCTGCTGTCGAGAGCACCACGTACTCTGGGTACACGACGGAGAGTCTTGTGCAGAAGATAGGGGAG CAAGGGATCCACTTCTCCATAGTGTCTCCCCGGAAGCTGCCTGCCCTAAGGCTTCTGTTCGAGAAGGCAGCTCCCCCGGCCCTGCTGGAGCCGCTGCAGCCACCAACAGATGTGAGCCAGGACCCCCGGCACATGGTGCTGGTGCGGGGGCTCGTGCTGCCGG TTGGGGGTAGTTCAGCCCCAGGCCCCCTCCAGCCAAAGCAGCCTGtccccctgcctccagctccACCCTCAGGCGCCTCACTCTCAGCAGCCCCCCAGCAGCCTCTGCCCCCTGTCCCCCAGCAGTATCAG GTCCCTGGGAACCTGAGTGCAGCTCAAGTGGCGGCCCAGAATGCAGTGGAAGCTGCCAAGAACCAGAAGGCTGGGCTAGGCCCACGCT TCTCACCCATTAACCCTCTCCAGCAAGCTGCTTCAGGAGTGGGTCCCCCCTTCAGCCAGGCGCCGGCCCCACCACTACCCCCGGGGCCCCCTGGCGCCCCCAAGCCACCCCCTGCTTCCCAGCCCAGTCTGGTCTCCACTGTGGCTcctggcccaggcctggcccccaCCGCACAGCCCGGGGCACCGTCCATG GCGGGCTCGGTGGCCCCAGGCGGGGTGAGCggcccttccccagcccagctAGGGGCCCCGGCCCTCGGGGGGCAGCAGTCAGTCTCCAACAAACTCCTGGCCTGGAGCGGGGTCCTCGAGTGGCAGGAG AAGCCCAAACCTGCCTCCGTGGACGCCAACACCAAGCTGACGCGGTCGCTGCCTTGCCAGGTCTATGTGAATCACGGCGAGAACTT GAAGACAGAGCAGTGGCCTCAGAAGCTGATCATGCAGCTCATCCCGCAGCAGCTGCTG ACCACCCTGGGCCCTTTGTTCCGGAACTCGAGGATGGTGCAGTTCCATTTCACCAACAAGGACCTGGAGTCCCTGAAAGGCCTCTATCGCATCATGGGCAACGGCTTT GCCGGCTGCGTGCACTTCCCCCACACGGCCCCCTGCGAGGTGCGGGTGCTCATGCTCCTGTACTCGTCCAAGAAGAAGATCTTCATGGGCCTCATCCCCTACGACCAGAGCGGCTTCGTCAACGGCATCCGGCAGGTCATCACCAACCACAAGCAAGTCCAGCAGCAGAAGCTGGAGCAGCAGCGTGGG ATGGGGGCACAGCAGGCCCCCCCTGGGCTGGGCCCCATTCTGGAGGACCAGGCGAGACCCTCACAGAATCTG CTCCAGCTCCGCCCACCACAGCCCCAGCCTCAGGGCTCTGTGGGGGCCTCCGCGGCCTCAGGACAGCCCCAGCCCCAAGGTGCTGCCCAggcccccccaggtgccccccaaggcCCTCCTGGAGCAGCCCCCGGCCCTCCCCCTCCTGGACCCATCCTTCGGCCTCAGAACCCTGGGGCCAACCCCCAACTGCGGAGTCTCCTCCTCAACCCACCTCCG CCCCAGAGTGGGgtgcccccaccccaagcctccctccaccacctccaGCCACCAGGGGCTCCTGCACTGTTGCCCCCACCACACCAGGGCCTGGGGCAACCCCAGCTGGGGCCTCCCCTCCTGCACCCACCGCCTGCCCAGTCCTGGCCCGCACAGCTTCCCCCAAGAGCTCCACTGCCAG gTCAGATGCTGCTGAGCGGGGGTCCCCGGGGCCCGGTTCCCCAGCCGGGCCTGCAGCCCAGCGTCATGGAGGACGACATCCTCATGGATCTCATCTGA